A window of the Cynocephalus volans isolate mCynVol1 chromosome 10, mCynVol1.pri, whole genome shotgun sequence genome harbors these coding sequences:
- the IRX3 gene encoding iroquois-class homeodomain protein IRX-3, with the protein MSFPQLGYQYIRPLYPPERPGAGGGGGSAGTRGGPGAGASELAASGSLSNVLSSVYGAPYAAAAAAAAAAQGYGAFLPYAAELPIFPQLGAQYELKDSPGVQHPAATAAFPHPHPAFYPYGQYQFGDPSRPKNATRESTSTLKAWLNEHRKNPYPTKGEKIMLAIITKMTLTQVSTWFANARRRLKKENKMTWAPRSRTDEEGNAYGSEREEEEDEEDEEDGKRELELEEEELAGEEEDPGGEGLAHDDEDEEIDLENLDGAAAGPELALAGEARRDGDLGLGPISDSKTSDSEDSSEGLEDQPLPVLSLAPAPPSVAAAPPSPPSPPAGLDPCAPAPAPASTLQKPKIWSLAETATSPDNPRRSPAGAGASPPGAAVAPAALQLSPAAAAAAHRLVSAPLGKFPAWTNRPFPGPPSGPRQHPHPLSLLGSARPHLLGLPGAAGHPAAAAAFARPAEPESGTDRCSALEVEKKLLKTAFQPVPRRPQNHLDAALVLSALSSS; encoded by the exons ATGTCCTTCCCCCAGCTCGGATACCAGTACATACGCCCGCTCTACCCGCCCGAGCGCCCGggggccggcggcggcggcggcagcgcgGGAACCCGGGGCGGCCCGGGCGCCGGAGCCTCGGAGCTGGCCGCCTCGGGGTCACTGTCCAACGTGCTCTCATCCGTGTACGGGGCGCCCTACGCCGCGGCCGCAGCGGCAGCCGCTGCCGCCCAAGGCTACGGCGCCTTCCTGCCCTACGCCGCGGAGCTGCCTATCTTCCCGCAGCTG GGCGCGCAGTATGAACTGAAGGACAGCCCCGGGGTGCAGCATCCGGCCGCGACCGCCGCGTTTCCGCACCCGCACCCCGCCTTCTACCCGTACGGCCAGTACCAGTTCGGGGACCCGTCCCGTCCCAAGAACGCCACCCGGGAGAGCACCAGCACGCTCAAGGCCTGGCTCAACGAGCACCGCAAGAACCCCTACCCCACCAAGGGCGAGAAGATCATGCTGGCCATCATCACCAAGATGACCCTCACCCAGGTGTCCACCTGGTTCGCCAACGCGCGCCGGCGCCTCAAGAAGGAGAACAAGATGACGTGGGCGCCCCGCAGCCGCACCGACGAGGAGGGCAACGCTTACGGGAGCGAGcgcgaggaggaggaggacgaggaggacGAGGAGGACGGCAAACGCgagctggagctggaggaggaggagctcgCGGGGGAGGAGGAGGACCCGGGGGGCGAGGGCCTGGCCCACGACGACGAGGACGAGGAGATCGATCTGGAGAACTTAGACGGCGCGGCTGCCGGGCCTGAGCTGGCCCTGGCTGGTGAGGCGCGCAGGGACGGCGACCTCGGCCTGGGACCCATTTCGGACTCCAAAACTAGCGACTCGGAAGACAGCTCCGAGGGCTTGGAGGACCAGCCACTGCCGGTCCTGAGTCTGGCCCCGGCGCCACCGTCAGTGGCAGCGGCCCCGCCGTCCCCGCCCTCGCCCCCCGCGGGCCTGGACCCCTGCGCGCCCGCACCAGCGCCCGCCTCCACCCTGCAGAAGCCGAAGATCTGGTCCCTGGCCGAGACTGCCACAAGCCCGGACAACCCCCGCCGCTCGCCTGCCGGCGCGGGGGCGTCTCCCCCGGGGGCAGCCGTCGCTCCCGCAGCCCTGCAGCTCTctccggccgccgccgccgcggctcACAGACTCGTCTCGGCGCCGCTGGGCAAGTTCCCCGCTTGGACCAACCGGCCGTTTCCAGGCCCACCGTCTGGCCCACGCCAGCACCCGCACCCGCTCTCCCTGCTCGGTTCGGCCCGTCCGCACCTGCTGGGACTTCCCGGAGCCGCTGGTCACCCGGCTGCCGCTGCCGCCTTCGCTCGGCCTGCGGAGCCGGAAAGCGGGACAG ATCGCTGTAGTGCCTTGGAAGTGGAGAAAAAGTTACTCAAGACAGCTTTCCAGCCCGTGCCCAGGCG gCCCCAGAACCACCTGGACGCCGCTCTGGTGTTATCGGCTCTCTCCTCGTCctag